The segment CGCCGAGGAGCAGGTCGTCGGACCGCCCGACGGTCCAGAGGTCGGGATCGGCCGCACCGCCGAGCAGCCTGGCGAGCAGCACGACCGACGCGCCCGCCGTGAACGCCACGCAGAACAGCAGGGCGTCCTGCGCGAGGGCCGAGCGCCGCAGGTCCGCGACCGACCGGTGCTCGGACCCGTCCTGACGGTCGTCCCCGAGGGCGTCGCCGTCGGGCGCGTGGGGCTCGTGGGTGTCCGGCCCGCTCATCGTGGGGCTCGCCCCGGTCGCTCGAACCCACGTCCGGGTCCGAGACGTGGGCCCGCCGGGGACGCCGCGCACCGCAGACCGAGTGTCATGCGCCCCACCCTGCCCGTGCAGGACCCCGCGCACAAGCAAGCGCGCCGCGGGCCACCCCGACCGGTCGGTCGAGATGGCCCGCGGAGCTCACCGGACGTCGTGGACCGACCTCACGGCACCTGGATGGCGATGTCGCCCACGGAGCGGGGGAAGTTGCCCACGCGGGTGGCGGCGCCGCTCTGCAGCTCGATCTCGTAGAGGACCGAGGAGGTGTTCGAGCGCGCAGGACGCAGGACGGCGAAGCCGACGTTGTCGACCGCCACGCCGTCGTCCAGCACGGTCACGATGTCGAAGCCGGCCACGCCGACGGCGTTGGTGCCCAGCGGGCCGGCCAGCGCGAGGGTGCCCGCGTTCGCCGGGACCTGGACCGCCAGCTGGTCGAGCGACGTGTCGATGTCGTAGAGGAACGTGCCGGTCTTCGCGCTCGTGTCGTTGTTCGTGTACGCGACGGCGGTGACGCCCTGGGCGGCACCGTCGCCGTAGGAGAGCGGCGTGTCGACGGCGGTGGTCGGCGTCGGCTGGTTCACGTCGTGGCGCAGGTTCTGGCCCGTGTCGCTCACGATGCGCAGGCGATCGGCCGCCGGGTTGAAGTCGACGCCGAAGTCGCGGCCCTCGAGGGCCACGCTGAGCTGTGAGACCTTGACCGCCTGGCCGTTGCCCGAGTTCACGGTGTAGATGCCGCCGGCGTTGCCCACGCCGTAGTAGCGGCCGTTCTGGACCCGGAAGTCGATGCCGACCAGTCGCTCGTCCTCGCCGGTCAGGCCCTTCACGGGACCGAGGGTGGTGAGGCGGGAGGGCTGGTCGAGGTTCAGCCGGTGCAGCACCTTGCCGTCGCCGGCGAGGCCGAGGGCCTTGCCCGACGGCTCCACCACGGCGGCGTCGGCGGAGACGACGAGGCCGGCGGTGGCGACGAGCGCGACGGCGGCAGCAGCAGCGGCAGCGGCGCGGCGGCGGGAGCGGGGCTGGACGTGGGACGTTCTCATGGCGATCCTCCTGGTCACGTGACCACCGATCGGTGGTCACCAGGGGTTACGCCGGTCGGGTGCGCCGCGTTCTCAGTCGACGTCGGGAATCCGGTCGAGCACCGCGACGCACTCCACGTGGTGGGTCATGGGGAACAGGGCGAACGCCCGCAGGTCCCCCAGCCGGTAGCCGTGCTCGGCGAACGTCGCGACGTCACGGGCCAGGGCCGCGGGATCGCACGCCACGTAGACGACGCGACGGGCACCGAGCCGCGCCACGTCGGGAACGGCGCGTCGGGCCCCGGTCCGTGGCGGGTCGAGGACCACCAGGTCGACGCCCCGACGGAGGTCGGCGTCGTGACGGAGCGCCTGCTCGGTGGTGGCGGAGACCAGGCGGACCTGGGCGTGCCGGTGCAGCGACCGGCGGGCGTCGCGCGCGGCCTGGGTGTCGGCCTCCACGCTGACCACCGTGCCCTGGGGCCCCACGCGGTCGGCGAGGAACGCGGTGAACAGCCCGACCCCGGCGTAGAGGTCGGCGACCCGATCCCCGGGTCGGGCCTCGGCGGCCTCGAGGACGGCGTCGACCAGGGTGCGCGCTGCTTCCGGGTGCACCTGCCAGAAGCCGGAGCCGGTCACGGTGAAGTCGTGGCCCTCGACGCGCTCGGTGAGCCGCGTGCGACCTGCGCGCCGCGTGCCGTCGGTGCCTGCGACTCCGTCGACGTGGAGGTCCTTGGGCACCGTCGCGTCGGTGACGAGGAGCTGCTGGTCCGTGGAGGAGACGATCGCCTCGACCTGGGGGGCGTCCCAGCGGTGCGACAGGACGTCGGGCAGGCCGGGGTGGGCGATCGGACAGTGCCCGACCGGGACGACCTCGTGGGAGCGGTGGCGGCGCAGTCCTGCGCGTCCGTCGGGGGTGGTCGACCACGTCACGCGGGTGCGCCAGCCGAGGGAGGGACCGACGGCCTCGACCCGCACCTCCCGCTCGATGCCGGCGAGGCGCTGCAGCTGCTCGGACACGACCGACCCGAGCAGCCGCAGCTGGGCCTCGGGGGCGACGTGCTGGAAGTCGCAGCCTCCGCAGACCCCCGCGAGGTCGCACGGCGGGGCCACCCGGTCGGGGGACGCCTCGAGCACCTCCACGGCGTCGGCGCGCAGGTACCGCTTGGTGCGGTCGGTGACGCGAATGCTGACCCGCTCCCCCGGCAGCGCGTGCCTCACGAACACGACCTGCCCGTCCAGCCGCGCCACGCAGGAGCCCCCGTGGGCGACGGGCCCCACCTCGACCACGGGAAGAGCCTCGGACGTCACGCGAGAACTGTCCCACGGGGTCCGGAGCCCACCGAAGTCGCACCGTGGGCGACGGGCCCCACCTCGACCACGGGAAGACCCTCGGACGTCACGCGAACCCACCTCCCCGGGGCTCGGAGCACACCGAACCAGCACCGTGGGCGACGGGCCCCACCTGGACGATCGGGAGGACCGCGCTCATGCGGGTCCGTCCGGGCCGGGCCGGTCCCCGATGCCGCGGCGCACGTCGCCGGGTGCGCTGCCGATGGTGCTGCGGGGGTCGACGCGGGAGGCGGAGCTCAGCTGGTACGGGACGCTGGTCACCATGACGCCGGGCATGAAGAGCAGGCGTCCCTTGAGGCGCAGCGCGGTCTGGTTGTGCAGCAGCTGCTCCCACCAGTGCCCGACGACGTACTCGGGGATGTAGACGCTGACGATGTCGCGGGGGCTCGCCCGGCGCACCTCCTTGACGTACTTGACCACGGGGCGCACGAGCTCGCGGTAGGGCGACGACACGACGGTGAGCGGGACGGGGATCTGCAGGTCGTCCCACCGCTGGCGCAGCACCTGGGTGTCGTGCGGGTCGAGCTCCACGTAGAGACCCTCGAGGCTGCTCGGCCGCGCCACTCGGGCGTAGGCGATGGCCCGCAGGGTCGGCTTGTGGAGCCGGCCCACGAGGACGACGGCGTGGACGCGCGAGGGAAGGGCGACGTCGGTCTCGTCGATCTCGAGCTCCGCGTTGACCCGCTGGTAGTGCCGGTTGATGCCCACCATGAGGAAGAAGACGATGGTCATGGCGAGGATCGCGATCCAGGCTCCGGCGAGGAACTTGGTGATGAGGACGATCACGAGCACGGTGGCCGTCATGGCCAGGCCGAACCCGTTGACGAGCCGCGAGCGCTTCATCCGGCGCCGTTCGGCGGGGTCCGTCTCGGCGGCGAGGTGCCGGGTCCAGTGCCGGATCATGCCCAGCTGGCTGAGGTTGAACGAGACGAAGACGCCCACGATGTAGAGCTGGATGAGCTTCGTGACCTCGGCGTCGAAGGCGACGATCAGCGCGATCGCGGCGACGGCGAGCAGGACGATGCCGTTGCTGAAGGCCAGCCGGTCCCCGCGGGTGTCGAGCTGGCGCGGCAGGTGTCCGTCGCGCGCGAGGATGGAACCGAGGACGGGGAAGCCGTTGAAGGCGGTGTTCGCCGCCAGCACGAGGATGATGCCGGTGCAGGCGATCGTGAAGTAGAACAGTGGCGCCGCGTCGCTGTAGAGCGCCTTGGCGAGCTGCGCGATGACGGTGTCCTGCTCGAAGCCGTCACCCACCGGTCGGCCGTCGAGCAGCAGCTGGCGGGCCGGGTCCTCGACGTAGCGGATGTGCATGGCGTCGGCCAGCACGATGATGCTCATGAGCATCGTGATCGAGATGGTGCCGAGCAGCAGCAGCGTGGTGGCGGCGTTGGCGCTCTTGGGCTTGCGGAAGGCGGGCACGCCGTTGCTGATCGCCTCCACGCCGGTGAGGGCGGCGCATCCGGACGAGAACGCCCGGGCGAGCAGGAACGCCATGGCCAGGCCGGTGAGCGCGGAGTCGTAGGGCGCCTCGGCGGCGATCTCGTACCGGGCGCTCTCGGCCTGGGGCAGGTCACCCAGGAGGTAGCGGACCAGTCCCCAGCAGGCCATCAGGGCGATCGCCAGCATGAACAGGTACGTCGGCACGGCGAACGCGCGGCCGGACTCCTTGGCGCCGCGCAGGTTGAGCGTCATGAGCAGGAGGACGAGCGCCGACGCGGCCAGGGCCTCGTGGCCGACGAGCCACGGCACCGCGGACGTCGCATTCTGCACCCCCGAGGAGATCGAGACCGCGACGGTGAGCACGTAGTCGACGAGCAGCGCGCTGGCCACCGTGACGCCCGACTTGGGCCCCAGGTTCGTGGTGGCGACCTCGTAGTCACCTCCACCGCTGGGGTAGGCGCGCACGTTCTGGCGGTAGGACGCGACGACGGTGAGCATCACGACGACGACGGCGAGGCCGATCTTCCAGTTGAACGCGTAGGCCGTGATGCCGCCCATCGACAGGGTCAGGAAGATCTCGTCGGGCGCGTACGCCACCGACGACAGGGCGTCGCTGGCGAAGACGGGCAGCGCGATGCGCTTCGGCAGCAGCGTCTCCCCGAGCTGGGTGCTGCGAAGCTTGCGTCCGACGAGCGTCCGCTTGACGGACTCGACCATGCCCACGAGCGACGATCGTAGACCTGTCGGGATCGCTGCGCCGGTCGCCCTGGATGCGGGCTCCGGGCCGGTCCCGACGGGTGTAGCGTCGCCTCGTGCACATCGTCATCATGGGCTGCGGACGCGTCGGCTCGACGCTGACGCGCAGCCTCGAGGAGCGCGGCCACTCCACGGCCGTCATCGACTCCAACCCCGACGCCTTCCGCCGCCTGGGGCCGGACTTCACCGGCACCACCGTGACCGGCATGGGCTTCGACCGCGAGGTCCTGCGTGCGGCCGGCATCGAGCACGCCGACGGCTTCGCCGCGGTCTCGAGCGGCGACAACTCCAACATCATCTCGGCACGGGTCGCGCGTGAGCAGTTCGGCGTCGACAACGTCGTGGCCCGCATCTACGACCCGGGCCGCGCCGAGGTGTACGAGCGCCTCGGCGTCCCCACGGTCGCCACGGTGCCGTGGGCGGCCGACCAGGTCCTGCGTCGGCTCGTCCCGGCGGGGTCGGAGCCCGCGTGGCGCGACCCGTCCGGCCAGCTGCGACTCGACACCCTCTACGCCCCGTTCCCGTGGATCGGTCACGAGGTCTCGAGCCTCGAGGACGCCGCGGGAGTCCGCGTGGCCTACCTGACGCGCCTCGGGTCCGGCCTGGTCGCGAGCGGACGCACGGTGCTGCAGGAGGGCGACCTGCTCGCCGTCTTCATGCGTGAGGGCGACGCCGACCAGGCCCACCGCGTGCTCGAGTCCGGACCTGAGGAGGCCTGATGCGCGTCGCCATCGCGGGAGCCGGTGCCGTCGGCCGTTCCGTCGCGCTCGAGCTCACCGAGAACGGGCACCAGGTGCTCCTGATCGACAAGTCCCCCGGGTCCATCCGGTCCGACCTCGTGCCGAAGGCGCAGTGGCTTCTGGCCGATGCGTGCGAGATGTCCTCCCTCGAGGAGGCCGGGCTGCAGACGTGCGACGTGGTCATCGCCGCGACGGGCGACGACAAGGTCAACCTGGTCGTCTCGCTGCTGGCCAAGACGGAGTTCTCGGTCCCCCGGACCGTCGGTCGCGTCAACCACCCGAGCAACGAGTGGCTGTTCGGCGAGACCTGGGGCGTCGACGTGGCGGTCTCGACCCCGCGGCTCATGTCGGCCCTGGTGGAGGAGGCGGTGTCGGTCGGCGACCTCGTGCGCCTGTTCACCTTCCGCCAGAGCAACACCAGCCTGGTCGAGCTGACGATGCCCGAGGACTCCCCCTTCGCCGGGCGCCTCGTGCGCGACGTCCCGTGGCCACGCGACGTGGTCCTCGTGGCCATCCTGCGCGACAACGCGATCGAGACGCCCGACCCGGAGCGCTCGCTCGAGGCGGGCGACGAGCTCTTGTTCGTCACCGCACCGGACGCGGAGGACGAGATCGGCGCCCTGCTCTCCCCCAAGTCGTGAGTCGCTGCTCGTCCTGAGGCGTCGTGGCTGCGTCGGCGGCTGGGCGTTCGCTCGCTGCTGTGTCGGCCGGCTGGGCGTTCGCTCGCGCCTACGTTGCCCGGCCGGGCGTTCACGCACTGCTGCGTCGCTGTGGCTGCGCGTCGGGGTGGTCTCCGAAAGGCCTCGACCGGAACGGTGGGTCTCGACTCGGCTGGGTCTGCGGGGCGCGGCCACGATTCTCCATCGGCGCGGGATCCACGCACGATCCTTCCTTCGCGTGGACCGTGCCACGCAAAGGAAGAACCCCTGCCCACCCGACGCACGAAGGGCCCCGTCGGACGCATGATTCTGCCTTCGCGCACAGCGATCCGAACGATGCTGCGTTTGCTACGGGATCCCGTAGCAAACGCAGCATCCATCGACCCCTCACGCACGAACGCAGAACCTTGCGTCCCCCGAGCCACGCTCCGAGAACCCGACCGGGCCCAGACCCCTCCGCCGGTCGAGGCCCTTTCGGAGCGCAGGTCGACGACGAGCCACAGCGACGCAGCCGCAGGTCGAGACCCAGCCACATCGACGCAGCCGCAGGTCGAGACCCAGCCACATCGACGCAGCCGCAGGTCGAGACCCACCCGGAGCAGCGCAGCCGCAGGTCGAGGCCCCGCCGCAGCGAACAGCGCGTCACCGAGTAGCAGGCGGCTCCGGCTCGGCCTCGGCCTCGATCGGGGTGGAGTTGCGCGAGAGCACCCACGCCATCGCCGCGAACGCCGCGACCTGCAGGGGCCAGCCGAGCACGACCTTGGAGGTGCCGAGCAGCGCCACGTGGTCGCCGGCCCACAGCGGGTACTGCACCACGACCCGCAGGATGCAGGGTGCGGCGAAGAGCCAGGTCAGCAGGGAGCACAGCCGGACGAGCTGCCGGTCCTCGTGCCACTCGGTGGGCTCGCCGGTGAGGCTGCCGATGAGGAACCCGATGAGGGGCCACCCCACGAGGATCGAGACGATGAACACCGCCGCGTAGGCGCCGTTGTAGAGAATCCCGGGCAGGAACACGTCACGAGCCTCGCCGCTGCGCGACGCGAACACGGCGGCGATGGCGATGCCGATGAGGGCGTTCAGCACGAACTGCACGGTGGAGCGCTGGGCGAGCCGCACCACGACCAGCAGGACCGCCGCGCCGACGCTCGCGACGAGCGAGGTCCGCAGGTCCTGCGTGCTGATCCAGCAGATCGTGAACACGATCGTGGGCACGGCACTCTCGACGATGCCGCGCCCGCCGCCGAGCGCCTCGGAGAGCTTGGACCGCACCAGCTCCTCGACGGTGGCGACGCTCGCGCCGGCCTCGCTCATGCGTCCAGCTCGTAGCGCGGGTTGTAGAGCACGAAGGCGTCGCCGCGGCGACCGATGCGGCCGTGCACGGTCAGACGTCGCCCGGGCTCGATGCCCTCGATCCGGCGTCGGCCCAGCCACACGAGGGTGACCTGCCCGGACCCGTCGTAGAGCTGCGCCTCGAGGGCGCTCGCACCGTCGGCGACCGGGCGGGTGGTGACGGACCGCAGCTCACCGTGCAGCGAGCAGACCGACCTCTCGGCCTGGGCGGTGAGCAACCGGCAGCCCGCGGCGTCGGCGCTGCGCTGCAGCTCCTGGTCCTCGAGCTGCTCGAGGGTCGCGCGGCGCATGGGGCGGCGCAGTCGGGATGCCATGTCTCGATCCTAGGCCGCGAACCTCAGGCCTGGGTGCCGTGGCCGGGTGGCTCCTCGGCCACCGCACCCTCGGGCACCTCGATGAGCAGGGCCTCACGCACCAGGCGCGGCTCGTCACCTCGGACGACGACGACCTCACGGAACGCACGCTCGAGCAGTCCGTCCTCGTCGGGCTCGAGCGCAGCCGACCCGAGGAAGGTCGCACGAAGCATCCAGCGCGGCCCCTCGACCGCGAGGATCCGTGACGGCTGGAAGCCGTCCTGGCCGTCGGGGAGCTTCACGGGGACCTGGACGCGAAGCTCGGGACCGAACGGTCCGTCGACCTGCTCGGCCGTGCCCTCGAGCCGCTCGACCTCCGCGAGCAGCTCGCCACGGACCTCGTCCCACAGCCCACCGCTGCGCGGCGCGGCGAAGACCCGCAGCTCGAGCCCCGACTCCTCCGTGACCAGCACGACGGACCCGGTGCTTCCGCCGTCGTCCTGGGGCACCTGGAGCTGGAAGCCGATGCGTCCGCGGATGCGCAGCGGTCCGAGGTCGATGTAGCCCGTGCCGTCCCCGGTGAAGTCTCGCGAGTCCCAGGGGCCGGACGGCTCCTCGGTGGGCGTCGTGGACACGACGTCGGGCTCCGTGCCCGTCTCGTCGGTCTGCACTGCCTGGTCGTCACGCTCTCGGCGTCGACGGATCATGCGTCCTCCCCCATGGATCGGTGGCCCCCGGTGGAGCCGTAGCCCCCGGCGCCTCGGCTGGTGTCCTCGAGTGACTCGACCTCGCGGAAGGTCACGTGCTCGACCCGCTGCACCACGAGCTGCGCGATGCGGTCGCCGCGGGCGATCCGGACGGTCTCGTGCAGGTCGTGGTTGACCAGCAGGACCTTGATCTCGCCCCGGTAGCCGGCATCGATGGTGCCGGGCGTGTTCACCACGGAGAGTCCGTGGCGCAGGGCCAGCCCGGACCGTGGGTGGACGAAGGCCGCGAAGCCGTCGGGCAGGGCCAGGGCGATGCCCGTGGGCACGAGCACGCGCTCGCCCGGCGCGAGGGTCGCATCCTCGGCGGCGTGCAGGTCGGCACCCGCGTCACCCGGGTGCGCATAGGTCGGGGCCGGGAGCCGCGGGTCGAGGCGACGCACCGCGATCTCGAGCATGCTCGCGACCCTACTCGGGCCGACCACGCCCGGATGCGGCAGGCTGGGAGCGTGCAAACCCGTCGTGAGCGACTCCTCGCTCCCCCCGCGTGGTGGATCGCCGTCGCGGCCTTCGCGATCGCGTGGGGCTGGGTGGCGTTCGTCGTCGCAGGACCGCCGACCGCGGTCGCCGTGGCCGTGGCGGTGGCCGTCGTGGCGGGTGCCCTGCTGTGGTCGTACGGGTCGACGGTGCTCGAGGCCGGACCCGACGGCCTCCGTGTGGGGCGCGCCCACCTGACGCACGAGCACGTGGGCGCGGTCACGGCGCTCGACGCGGCCGGTGCACGGACCCTGCTCGGTCCCGGCGCCGACGCCCGCGCCTGGCTGCACGTCCGGCCGTACATCGCCACCGCCGTGCAGGTGGAGGTCCGCGATCCGGCCGACCCCGCGCCCTACTGGGTGGTCTCGACCCGCGATCCGTCCGCGATCGCCCAGACCCTCGGCCGTCCTGCCGGGCCGATCCGACCCGAGGCCGGCACCCAGGGCACCCACCAGCCCAGCACCGACCAAGCCAGCACCGACCAACCCCGCACCGACCCGAGGTGACGACCATGCCCCGCAAGCGCCGACGCCGCACGTCCGCTCCCACGCTCGAGTCGGCCACGCCCGCGAGGCGACCGTCGCGCTCGAGCCGCAGCACGTGGAAGCTGCTCGACCGCGGCTCCACCGTCGCGGCGGGTCTGCTGGCACGTCAGGTCTCGACGCTGGCCTGGCGGGCCGCGACCGGCAAGAAGCCCCCGACCGCGGGGCGACACCCCGAGGTCGAGACCCGCGAGGCCGTCGCCTGGGCCGTCATCGGAGGTGCACTCGTCGAGGTCGTGAGGCTGCTCGTGCGCCGCGGCGCGGCCGGGTACTGGGTCCGCTCGACGGGCGACCTGCCTCCGGGCATGAAGCCCCTGAAGGGCGCCACCAAGGGTGGCGTCGCCGGAGCAGCGCAGGCGGCGGCACGGACGGCTGGAGGAACGGCGAAGCCGGCCTCCTCACGGAAGCCGGCTCCTGGTCGTCGGCGCTCGCGCTGAGCGAGCTCGGACGGTGCGTCAGTAGGCGCAGTCCCGGCAGATGAGCCGGTCGCCCTTCTCCTCGGCGAGCTGGGAACGGTGGTGCACCAGGAAGCACGACGAGCACGTGAACTCGTCGGACTTGCGCGGGACCACCTGGACGGCCAGCTCCTCGTGGGAGAGGTCGGCACCCGGCAGCTCGAACGACTCGGCCGCTTCGACCTCGTCCTCGTCCACCTTGCCCGAGTTCTTCTCGTGGCGACGCGCCTTGAGCTCCTCGATGCTGTCCTCGGACTGCTCTTCGTCAGTCTTGCGAGGCGCGTCGTAGTCGGTAGCCATGTACCCCTCCGTCGTGTGCGTTCAACCGACGGGATTGTTCCACACCGCTGCAAGCGGCCGTCGGTCAGAACCCACAAGTCCGGACGAGGTCGAAGTATTCCCCTGCAAGCGCAGGATGCGCCGCCATCACGAGGCGCAGATCCGGCGGGCCGTCGAGGCCCTCGACGAGCACACCGGCCTCGCGAGCCACCAGTCCTCCCGCAGCGAGGTCCCACGGGTGCAGCCCCTGCTCGACGTAGGCGTCCAGACGGCCCTCGGCGAGCGCGCACAGGTCGAGCGCCGCCGAGCCGATCCGCCGGATGTCCCTGACGTGCGGCAGCAGGCGGGCCGCGGCCGCCGCCTGGTGCTCGCGGACCTCGCGCACGTAGTTGAAGCCCGTCCCGACGAGGGCCTGGGAGAGCGGCGGCGGTCCCGGTGCACGCAGCGGCACCCGACGTTCGCCGTCCCAGCGCCAGGCGCCGCCCTCGAGCACGGCACCCCACCGCTCCCCCGACGCGATGTTCACCACGAAGCCCGCGACGACCCGCTCGCCGGTCGCGTCGGTGACCCGCGCGGCGATGGACACCGCGTACGCGGGAATCCCGTATACGAAGTTCACGGTGCCGTCGATCGGGTCGACCACCCAGTCGACCCCGCTCGTGCCGACCACGTCGGCACCTTCCTCGCCGACGAACCCGTCGTCGGGCCGTGCGTCGAGGATGCGGTGGCGGATCAGGTCCTCGCTGGCCCGGTCGACCTCGGTGACCACGTCGATGGGGCTCGACTTGGTCGCCGCGACCGCCACGCGGCCCTCCGGCCGCTCTCGGCGCACCAGGGCCGCCGCCTCCAGCCCGACGTCGTGCGCCAGCGTCAGGAGCAGCTCACGGGCGGGCGGGACGGACGGGCTCACGGGTGCGCGGGACGGTCGCCGCGCAGGTTCGCGCAGCAGCCCGGCACGCACACGACCGGGTTGGCAGCACACCGGCCGAGCGTGGCCGGCGTGGGCGACTCGCCGCGGTCGACGGCGGCCCGCTCCTGCAGCAGGTCGGTGATCATCGCGACGAAGCCGGGGTGCGTCCCCGGCGTGGGCACGCGGACGAACCTCATGCCGAGCTTCTCGGCGGTCTCCGCCGCCTCGGTGTCGAGGTCGTACACGACCTCCATGTGGTCGGACACGAAGCCGATCGGGACGACCACGACGGACGTGACGCCGTCGGCGGCCAGCTGCTCGAGGTGGTCGTTGACGTCGGGCTCCAGCCACGGGGTCCGCGGCGAGCCGGACCGGGAGCAGTACACGAGGTCCCACGGCACGTCACGGTGCTGCGGCGCGAGACCCTCCATGACCAGCCGACCCGCCTCGAGGTGCTGGGACCGGTACGCGCCCACGCCCGGCCCGCCGCTCGCGTCGTTCATGGCGTCAGGGATCGAGTGGGTCACGAACACCACCCGCGTGCCGTCGGGAGCCTCGTCCAGGGCGGCGCCCGTGTGCTCCACGAAGGGGCCGATGAATCCCGGGTGGTTGAACGGCAGCCGGAGCCGGCTGAGCTCGATGTCGAGGCCCTCGGTCGCGTCGGCGAGGTTCTCGCGGTACTGGCGGCAGCCCGAGTACGACGAGTACGCGCTCGTCAGGAAGTAGGCGGCGTGGCGGACCCCGTCGGCGACCATCGCCTCGAGCGCCTCGCGCAGGTACGGGGTCCAGTTGCGGTTGCCCCAGTAGACCGGCAGGTCGACGTCGCGATCGGCCAGCTCGCCCTCGAGCGCCGCGATCACGTCGCGGTTCAGGTCGTTGATCGGGCTGCGACCACCGAACAGGAAGTAGTGCTCGCCCACCTCCTCCAGGCGCTCGCGCGGGATGCCCTTGCCGGCGGTCACGTTCTCCAGGAACGGGACGACGTCGTCGGGCTTCTCCGGCCCGCCGAAGGAGACGTAGAGCAGGGCGTCGAAGGGGCGTACATCCATGAGGTCATCGTCCCATGCAGGCCCCCGGCCCGCCGGGGGTAGCCTGCCTGCGCCGAGAATGACGGGGCGTCGGCACCCGCCGGCGGCGACGAGGAGGTGACACGGTGCGGTCGACCTACGGGCACGTCCTCGCACTGCCCGGCGCGGCTCTGTTCAGCCTGACCGGACTGGTGTCGCGCCTCCCGCTCTCGATGGCCTCGCTCGGACTCGTCCTGCTCGTCCGCGAGCACGGGGGCAGCTACGGCGCCGCCGGGCTGGTCGCCGCCGCCTACGTGGCAGCCGCCGCCGTCGTCGCGCCGATGCACGGACGGCTCAGCGACCGGTGGGGTCAGCGGCGCGTCCTGGTGCTCGCGGGTGCCGGCTACGCCGCCGGCATGATCGCCGTGGTCCTCGCCGTGACCCGCGAGGCGGACGCACCCTGGCCGCACCTGGCCGCCGCGGTGGGCGGGATCTTCACGCCGCAGA is part of the Aeromicrobium sp. Leaf245 genome and harbors:
- a CDS encoding ferrochelatase, coding for MDVRPFDALLYVSFGGPEKPDDVVPFLENVTAGKGIPRERLEEVGEHYFLFGGRSPINDLNRDVIAALEGELADRDVDLPVYWGNRNWTPYLREALEAMVADGVRHAAYFLTSAYSSYSGCRQYRENLADATEGLDIELSRLRLPFNHPGFIGPFVEHTGAALDEAPDGTRVVFVTHSIPDAMNDASGGPGVGAYRSQHLEAGRLVMEGLAPQHRDVPWDLVYCSRSGSPRTPWLEPDVNDHLEQLAADGVTSVVVVPIGFVSDHMEVVYDLDTEAAETAEKLGMRFVRVPTPGTHPGFVAMITDLLQERAAVDRGESPTPATLGRCAANPVVCVPGCCANLRGDRPAHP
- a CDS encoding DUF3093 domain-containing protein, with translation MQTRRERLLAPPAWWIAVAAFAIAWGWVAFVVAGPPTAVAVAVAVAVVAGALLWSYGSTVLEAGPDGLRVGRAHLTHEHVGAVTALDAAGARTLLGPGADARAWLHVRPYIATAVQVEVRDPADPAPYWVVSTRDPSAIAQTLGRPAGPIRPEAGTQGTHQPSTDQASTDQPRTDPR
- a CDS encoding DUF4193 domain-containing protein; its protein translation is MATDYDAPRKTDEEQSEDSIEELKARRHEKNSGKVDEDEVEAAESFELPGADLSHEELAVQVVPRKSDEFTCSSCFLVHHRSQLAEEKGDRLICRDCAY
- a CDS encoding DUF4235 domain-containing protein, translated to MPRKRRRRTSAPTLESATPARRPSRSSRSTWKLLDRGSTVAAGLLARQVSTLAWRAATGKKPPTAGRHPEVETREAVAWAVIGGALVEVVRLLVRRGAAGYWVRSTGDLPPGMKPLKGATKGGVAGAAQAAARTAGGTAKPASSRKPAPGRRRSR
- a CDS encoding inositol monophosphatase family protein encodes the protein MSPSVPPARELLLTLAHDVGLEAAALVRRERPEGRVAVAATKSSPIDVVTEVDRASEDLIRHRILDARPDDGFVGEEGADVVGTSGVDWVVDPIDGTVNFVYGIPAYAVSIAARVTDATGERVVAGFVVNIASGERWGAVLEGGAWRWDGERRVPLRAPGPPPLSQALVGTGFNYVREVREHQAAAAARLLPHVRDIRRIGSAALDLCALAEGRLDAYVEQGLHPWDLAAGGLVAREAGVLVEGLDGPPDLRLVMAAHPALAGEYFDLVRTCGF